Proteins encoded by one window of Erythrobacter sp.:
- a CDS encoding phage major tail protein, TP901-1 family, translated as MTAQKGSAFLLKIGDGAQPPVYTTVAGLRTTQMSINGDAIVVTHKGSGGWRDLLSGAGVRSVSVSAAGIFLGSEAEAAIRAHALAGTIADYELSFEDGERLRGRFLVQRLDYAGDFNGERNYTLQLESSGAVVPV; from the coding sequence ATGACTGCCCAGAAAGGCTCCGCCTTCCTTCTCAAGATCGGAGACGGCGCCCAGCCGCCCGTGTACACCACTGTCGCCGGCCTGCGCACCACGCAGATGTCGATCAATGGCGATGCGATTGTCGTCACCCACAAGGGATCGGGAGGCTGGCGTGACCTGCTTTCAGGTGCTGGCGTGCGCTCGGTTTCGGTCAGCGCGGCGGGGATCTTCCTCGGCAGCGAGGCCGAAGCCGCGATCCGCGCCCATGCCCTGGCCGGGACGATTGCCGATTACGAATTGTCGTTCGAGGACGGCGAGCGGCTGCGCGGGCGGTTCCTCGTCCAGCGGCTCGACTATGCCGGGGACTTCAATGGCGAGCGCAACTACACGCTCCAGCTCGAAAGCTCGGGCGCAGTGGTGCCGGTATGA
- a CDS encoding phage major capsid protein: protein MDTLIDTPQLAESFDIVARQDAADEKITVLRSDVDEVKARLDKVSRAAARPAIGGSAETSPEVKGFVDGYLRHGRESEIKSISGATPGDGGYAVPREIDAMIAAELKDVSPIRALAQVVQVGTSGYRKLVTTGGVASGWVGETAARPETDTPEFAEIAPPSGELYANPAASQAMLDDAAFDLEGWLASEIAMEFARAEGAAFVGGNGVNQPRGFLAAPTSLAGDAARPFGSLQYIGSGDAAGFDANPESRLIDLVHTLKAGHRQGASWVMNSATLSEVRKLKTADGAFLWQPGMVDGQPDRLLGYPVVEAEDMPDVAGGAFPIAFGNFRAGYIIAERSATQILRDPFTNKPFVHFYATKRVGGQVLDSAAIKLLKIEA, encoded by the coding sequence ATGGATACCCTCATTGATACCCCCCAGCTCGCCGAAAGCTTCGACATCGTCGCCCGGCAGGACGCTGCCGACGAAAAGATTACCGTGCTGCGTTCCGACGTGGACGAAGTGAAAGCGCGGCTCGACAAGGTCAGCCGGGCAGCTGCCCGTCCGGCCATCGGCGGCAGTGCCGAAACCAGTCCCGAAGTGAAGGGCTTTGTCGACGGCTACCTGCGCCACGGCCGCGAGAGCGAGATCAAGTCGATCAGCGGCGCTACTCCGGGCGACGGCGGCTATGCCGTGCCGCGTGAAATCGACGCGATGATCGCTGCCGAACTGAAGGACGTCTCCCCCATCCGCGCCCTCGCGCAGGTGGTGCAGGTCGGCACCAGCGGCTATCGCAAGCTCGTCACCACCGGCGGCGTGGCTTCGGGCTGGGTCGGCGAGACGGCGGCACGCCCCGAAACCGACACGCCCGAATTTGCCGAGATCGCCCCGCCCTCTGGCGAGCTTTACGCCAATCCGGCGGCGAGCCAGGCCATGCTCGACGATGCGGCCTTCGATCTCGAAGGCTGGCTGGCGAGCGAAATCGCCATGGAATTTGCGCGTGCAGAAGGCGCAGCCTTCGTCGGCGGCAACGGGGTGAACCAGCCGCGCGGCTTCCTCGCCGCCCCCACCTCGCTGGCAGGCGATGCGGCGCGGCCGTTCGGTTCGCTGCAATATATCGGCTCGGGCGATGCGGCGGGCTTCGATGCCAACCCCGAAAGTCGGCTGATCGACCTGGTCCACACGCTCAAGGCGGGCCATCGCCAGGGCGCAAGCTGGGTGATGAATTCGGCTACCCTCAGCGAAGTGCGCAAGCTCAAGACTGCCGACGGGGCCTTCCTGTGGCAGCCGGGCATGGTGGACGGCCAGCCCGATCGCCTGCTCGGCTATCCGGTGGTCGAGGCCGAGGACATGCCCGATGTGGCAGGCGGCGCTTTCCCGATCGCCTTCGGCAACTTCCGCGCGGGCTATATCATCGCCGAACGTAGCGCGACGCAGATCCTGCGCGATCCCTTCACCAACAAGCCGTTCGTGCATTTCTACGCCACCAAGCGCGTGGGCGGGCAGGTGCTCGACTCTGCGGCGATCAAGCTGCTGAAGATCGAGGCGTAG
- a CDS encoding tail tape measure protein: MDDEIETLMVEVRASTAGFRADVESMRSALDSSLLGGFAQAGEVLERSLLSAIRRGKLGFDELKAIALRTMGEIAAQALQSGIGSIFGGASPVGGGTNIGSLLNGIFGSLFGLPGRATGGPVSPGRAFMVGERGPELFVPTSAGRVEAAQVGGSREVRVAINLAAPRGTQGPVMLRRSSRQIASAVARAMREF; this comes from the coding sequence ATGGACGATGAAATCGAAACGCTGATGGTCGAAGTGCGCGCCAGCACCGCTGGGTTCCGCGCCGACGTGGAATCGATGCGCTCTGCGCTCGATTCCTCGCTGCTTGGCGGGTTTGCGCAGGCGGGCGAAGTGCTCGAGCGCAGCCTGCTTTCAGCGATACGCCGGGGCAAACTGGGGTTCGATGAACTGAAGGCGATTGCCCTGCGGACGATGGGCGAAATCGCCGCACAGGCGCTGCAATCGGGGATCGGTTCGATTTTCGGCGGCGCCTCTCCTGTGGGCGGCGGGACCAACATCGGCTCACTGCTGAACGGAATTTTCGGCTCGCTGTTCGGCCTTCCCGGTCGCGCGACCGGCGGGCCGGTCTCGCCGGGACGCGCATTTATGGTCGGCGAGCGCGGTCCGGAACTGTTCGTGCCGACCAGTGCCGGACGGGTGGAGGCAGCGCAGGTGGGTGGCAGTCGCGAAGTGCGGGTGGCGATCAATCTGGCCGCCCCGCGCGGCACGCAAGGCCCGGTCATGCTGCGCAGATCCAGCCGCCAGATCGCCAGCGCGGTCGCCCGCGCCATGCGTGAATTCTGA
- a CDS encoding gene transfer agent family protein — MSRAQVAEGGSAYKRLANPARGEAAFMISGRPYTLRPTFTALVAAEEELGPLFALVERASEGQLRLSEIAALFWHCLAERESVAREHVGEAVMQAGLAAAMAPLRVLLAQVLQGRG, encoded by the coding sequence ATGAGTCGCGCTCAAGTAGCCGAAGGCGGTAGTGCATACAAAAGGCTGGCTAACCCTGCGCGCGGCGAGGCCGCCTTCATGATTTCGGGACGGCCATACACCCTGCGCCCGACCTTCACCGCGCTGGTGGCGGCGGAGGAAGAACTCGGCCCGCTGTTCGCCCTGGTGGAGCGCGCGAGCGAGGGACAATTGCGCCTGTCCGAGATCGCGGCGCTATTCTGGCATTGCCTCGCCGAGCGCGAGAGCGTGGCTCGCGAGCACGTGGGCGAGGCGGTGATGCAGGCAGGGCTGGCTGCGGCGATGGCTCCGCTGCGGGTGCTGTTGGCGCAAGTGCTGCAGGGCCGTGGCTGA
- a CDS encoding DUF3168 domain-containing protein, with product METQLRSALVEWLASDPLLADLLNDITEEAPSRAAPPWLAIAASASVDWSTKERRGREVRVALELHHRGEEAGETASLIALVEARIEALPRAQAGFHIASTQFLRARAEQRAHNRRAVLIEYRFRLLEM from the coding sequence ATGGAAACCCAATTGCGCTCTGCGCTGGTCGAATGGCTGGCGAGCGACCCGCTACTTGCCGATCTGCTCAACGATATCACCGAGGAAGCGCCTTCGCGCGCCGCGCCGCCGTGGCTCGCCATTGCCGCCAGCGCTTCGGTCGATTGGAGCACCAAGGAGCGCCGCGGGCGCGAAGTCCGCGTGGCGCTGGAACTGCACCATCGCGGCGAGGAGGCGGGCGAAACTGCATCGCTGATCGCGCTGGTGGAGGCCCGCATCGAGGCGCTGCCGCGCGCGCAGGCGGGCTTCCACATTGCCAGCACGCAGTTCCTCCGCGCCCGCGCCGAACAGCGCGCGCACAACCGCCGTGCGGTGCTGATCGAGTACCGGTTCCGGTTGCTCGAAATGTAA
- a CDS encoding HK97 family phage prohead protease translates to MRIAGYAALFDIADGAKDTIRPGAFSRTLAERKVPLPLYWQHRPDQRIGTVELVEEDARGLRVIALIDNSGSRAVSALLAKAVNGLSFGYRARAFRHSPAGRVLEDIELLEVSLVTHPLQHGARVHLVQS, encoded by the coding sequence ATGAGGATCGCCGGATACGCCGCGCTGTTCGACATTGCCGACGGCGCGAAGGACACGATCCGCCCCGGCGCCTTCTCGCGCACGCTGGCGGAGCGCAAAGTGCCGCTACCCCTCTACTGGCAGCACCGCCCCGATCAGCGGATCGGCACGGTGGAGCTGGTGGAGGAAGACGCGCGCGGGCTGCGGGTGATTGCGCTGATCGACAATTCGGGCAGTCGTGCCGTGTCCGCTTTACTCGCCAAGGCGGTGAACGGCCTCAGCTTCGGCTACCGTGCGCGAGCCTTCCGCCATTCCCCTGCGGGACGAGTGCTGGAGGATATCGAACTGCTCGAAGTCAGCCTCGTCACCCACCCGCTCCAGCATGGGGCGCGAGTTCACCTCGTCCAATCCTGA
- a CDS encoding DUF2460 domain-containing protein: protein MAYWLATAREGQDSDFIQRFDPRFWTVDFPRPMMASVVSTGPDALRVECEFHHLDALAGLIWDSEDRFDHPLTAYATNLDYTNTSLAFRWRSEGVLPLDAVHGPTLTIEGRDAAGTARVWYVRLWNYAAGTSTDAAISIDFSDLREGWLADGAPVHPADIDRMFISLAPTGYDPASTALLPARVNGWVELSAIAADGQHAMLVIGEALVPPHGIGMATAYDDSYNLTPARMLRNVLHLGYRGRLIHYVGMSHFFRLVPRAGDALVVDAGGALCQPCESWHAAFLAECARLGFEPIVSLSYELFEAHCPDAWKQRTFDGTPARTGWVPPSNLLSPASLPARAWLQSVAAKFVALVQAAGLPVLFQIGEPWWWIVPGTFEPCIYDPSARTAFLAYVSVAPRIDDMRLPMGPARAALLDAAGAILAESTAALAASVRAAAGGQAEVLLLVFTPTVLDPSMPELRRVNMPEQWAWPAYDRLQLEDYDWLTGGAEALRRSAYVQVQARLGYPLEQQDYLSGFVLDAVDAEVYWARIDGGIEEAGRRGITQRYVWALPQVARDGYVRLPQEETQVQAFDDVLYPLALGRDAGVSPEFSTAISLTASGHERRNSQWSDARLHYDVGPGIRSHAELGVLLEFFRARRGPARGFRLADPYDFSSNGLTGTPTATDQLIGVSDGLAATFRLRKNYGSTSDPQVRFITRPRAETILVSVNDTPRTDWVLEAGGRIVFNAVIPAGAQVRAGFLFDVPVRFAEDRLDITGNTFAAGEAASVPLIEVREEV from the coding sequence ATGGCTTATTGGCTCGCCACCGCCCGCGAGGGGCAGGACAGCGACTTTATCCAGCGGTTCGATCCGCGCTTCTGGACGGTCGATTTCCCGCGCCCGATGATGGCCAGCGTGGTCTCGACCGGACCCGATGCGCTGCGGGTGGAATGCGAATTCCATCACCTCGACGCACTGGCGGGATTGATCTGGGACAGCGAGGATCGCTTCGATCACCCGCTCACCGCCTATGCCACCAATCTGGACTACACCAACACCAGCCTGGCCTTTCGTTGGCGCTCGGAAGGCGTGCTCCCGCTCGATGCCGTGCACGGGCCGACTTTGACCATCGAGGGGCGCGATGCTGCCGGGACGGCGCGGGTCTGGTATGTGCGGCTGTGGAATTACGCCGCTGGGACTTCAACCGACGCCGCGATCAGCATAGACTTCTCGGACCTTCGCGAAGGCTGGCTGGCCGACGGCGCGCCGGTGCATCCCGCCGATATCGACCGCATGTTCATTTCGCTCGCCCCCACGGGTTACGATCCGGCGAGCACCGCGCTACTGCCCGCGCGCGTCAATGGCTGGGTCGAACTGAGCGCGATTGCCGCCGACGGCCAGCACGCGATGCTGGTGATCGGCGAGGCGCTGGTGCCGCCGCACGGGATCGGCATGGCGACGGCCTACGACGACAGCTACAACCTCACTCCTGCGAGGATGCTGCGCAATGTGCTGCATCTCGGCTATCGTGGCAGGCTGATCCACTATGTCGGGATGAGCCACTTTTTCCGGCTGGTGCCGAGAGCGGGCGATGCGCTGGTGGTAGATGCGGGCGGAGCGCTCTGCCAGCCGTGCGAAAGCTGGCACGCGGCCTTTCTGGCGGAGTGCGCGCGGCTGGGATTCGAACCGATTGTCTCACTTTCCTACGAGTTGTTCGAAGCGCATTGCCCCGATGCATGGAAGCAGCGGACCTTCGACGGCACGCCGGCACGTACCGGCTGGGTGCCGCCGTCCAACCTGCTGTCCCCCGCCTCTCTGCCTGCGCGTGCCTGGCTCCAGAGCGTCGCGGCGAAATTCGTCGCGCTGGTACAGGCAGCGGGGCTGCCGGTATTGTTCCAGATCGGCGAACCGTGGTGGTGGATCGTTCCCGGAACTTTCGAACCCTGCATCTACGACCCGTCTGCCCGGACGGCATTCCTTGCCTACGTCAGCGTGGCGCCGCGAATAGATGACATGCGCCTGCCAATGGGACCGGCGCGCGCGGCCTTGCTCGATGCCGCCGGAGCCATTCTCGCCGAATCGACCGCTGCGCTGGCAGCCAGCGTGCGCGCCGCTGCCGGAGGACAGGCGGAAGTGTTGTTGCTGGTCTTTACCCCCACCGTGCTCGATCCGTCCATGCCCGAACTGCGTCGCGTCAACATGCCGGAACAATGGGCCTGGCCCGCTTACGACCGGTTGCAACTGGAAGATTACGACTGGTTGACCGGCGGTGCCGAAGCCCTGCGCCGCAGTGCCTATGTGCAGGTGCAGGCACGGCTCGGCTATCCGCTGGAGCAGCAGGATTACCTGTCCGGCTTCGTCCTCGATGCCGTTGATGCCGAAGTCTACTGGGCGCGGATCGACGGCGGGATCGAGGAAGCAGGGCGGCGGGGGATCACGCAGCGCTACGTCTGGGCGCTGCCGCAGGTCGCCCGCGATGGATACGTCCGCCTGCCGCAAGAGGAGACCCAAGTGCAAGCCTTCGACGATGTGCTCTATCCGCTGGCGCTGGGCCGCGATGCCGGGGTCAGCCCCGAATTCTCGACCGCGATCTCGCTCACCGCTTCGGGCCATGAACGGCGCAACAGCCAGTGGAGCGATGCACGGCTTCATTACGATGTCGGCCCCGGCATCCGCAGCCACGCAGAACTGGGCGTGCTGCTGGAGTTCTTCCGCGCCCGACGCGGCCCGGCGCGCGGGTTCCGGCTGGCCGATCCTTACGATTTCAGCTCCAACGGGTTGACCGGGACGCCGACTGCGACCGACCAGCTGATCGGCGTGAGCGACGGGCTGGCGGCGACCTTCCGGCTGCGCAAGAACTACGGCAGCACCAGCGATCCGCAGGTGCGCTTCATCACCCGCCCCCGCGCCGAAACGATTCTCGTCAGTGTGAATGACACGCCACGCACCGACTGGGTGCTCGAAGCGGGTGGCCGGATCGTCTTCAACGCCGTGATCCCCGCAGGCGCACAGGTTCGGGCGGGCTTCCTGTTCGACGTGCCGGTGCGCTTTGCCGAGGACCGTCTGGACATAACTGGCAATACTTTCGCGGCGGGGGAAGCGGCATCGGTGCCGCTGATCGAAGTGCGGGAGGAAGTATGA
- a CDS encoding phage tail assembly chaperone: MAERFTASAARLAGLSGRLLSWPPDWFWQATPAELAAILFVDPEATTSGIDRQTIEQMMERERDGR, from the coding sequence GTGGCTGAAAGATTCACCGCTTCTGCCGCACGGTTGGCGGGGCTGAGCGGGCGACTGCTGAGCTGGCCGCCCGACTGGTTCTGGCAGGCCACCCCCGCCGAACTGGCAGCGATCCTGTTTGTCGACCCTGAGGCGACGACGAGCGGCATCGACCGCCAGACAATCGAACAGATGATGGAGCGCGAGCGCGATGGACGATGA
- a CDS encoding phage head-tail connector protein — protein sequence MNRTILTPPVLAPDALDEIKAWLAITTARDDAALLALLRAAIDTCEGFTGQMPLEAIAEEVLPATGGWHSLATAPVRAMTALEALAQDGTRSALDPTFYLFDIAADGCGQVSITGPVSENRVVVRFAAGIAPDWASLPDGLRHGVIRLATYHYRERNDGGSERGPPAAVAALWQPWRRMRLA from the coding sequence ATGAACCGCACTATCCTGACGCCGCCGGTGCTCGCGCCGGACGCGCTCGACGAAATCAAGGCCTGGCTCGCGATCACCACCGCGCGCGACGATGCCGCACTGCTCGCGCTGCTGCGCGCGGCGATCGACACATGCGAGGGCTTTACCGGGCAGATGCCTTTGGAAGCCATTGCCGAGGAAGTGCTGCCCGCCACGGGCGGTTGGCACAGTCTGGCCACCGCACCGGTGCGGGCAATGACGGCGCTGGAGGCACTGGCGCAGGACGGCACCCGGTCCGCGCTTGATCCGACATTCTACCTGTTCGACATTGCGGCGGACGGCTGCGGGCAGGTCAGCATCACCGGTCCGGTGAGCGAAAACCGCGTGGTCGTCCGCTTTGCTGCCGGGATCGCGCCCGACTGGGCGAGCCTGCCCGACGGGCTTCGCCACGGCGTGATCCGCCTCGCCACGTACCATTATCGCGAGCGCAATGACGGCGGGTCAGAACGCGGCCCACCCGCTGCGGTGGCGGCACTGTGGCAGCCATGGCGGCGGATGCGGCTCGCATGA